The Cotesia glomerata isolate CgM1 linkage group LG9, MPM_Cglom_v2.3, whole genome shotgun sequence region cgaagccgaacgaattaattgtaaaagaaattaaaagactgggaaaattattctaagttccgaacaagatttagtatgggaaagcgatgaatggatataaaatgaaagaaatgacgattattattttgtaagaaataatttaggtaagcgaagattttataagtcccgaggacaatttagtatggaaaatcaacgaatggatatataatgaaagaaattgcgattaaaataataaagaattgtgaatttgacgaaacgaatggatagagaatgaagaaaattacgattaaaataataaagaattgagtttggaaaataaaaacttagaatttggcgagacgaatggatagaaaatgaaggaaattacgactaaaataataaataattatttttgaatgctagttcgagggcaccggacaggtgtctaaaacgacccttccggttcgttacaagagagttggggaaaaaatgataaacgccaaaatttggctcgataaagcaagcagttctttctcgggagaattactcgggcgaatactcttcaccaagtaattccagaggatgatactctacctggagtctgaccaaggcccaggtaagtatcatgaaccgaccggatgaaagtgctactccccgtgccgaagccttcagctgaggtacggtaggtgaccataagccgtgtaggtgggggcgaagaggacactctccattcgctctcggggtagagGTTTAGGCCCAGGGGTGAGACCATGAACCATATCTCTCACGAGATTATGAGTGAGATGTCGAGCGAGATCATAAGCGTGATCACAAACACGACAGCAAGCGCGATCACGAGCACGACTGCAAGCGAGATCATGAGCATGATTACGAGCGAGATCGTAAGCACGATCACAAGCGAGATCATGAGCAAGATCACGAGCGCGACTGCGAGCAAGATCACGGGCATGACCTCAAGCGAGATAATGAGCGAGGTCACGAGCACGACCGCGAGCGAGATCACGAGCGCGATCACGAGCGATATTTAAACCGTTACACTGAATGGGATCACAAGGGATACGGTCTGCGAGATGATGAGTGGGACGGTCAGAAAGATAGctcgtataatttttttggccaAAAGtacattttaaaacaaatatttaaaaaaaaaaattaggatgacggttgaccctaaaggccatccctgaaacttcccgctcattttgttcTTAAGCGCTTAAAACAAGACATtaagtttttgagctcaaaaatattatttttgtgtcaatttgagctcttcgagctcaaaactcttaTAGCAGTTTattaaaacacaattttttgaacttttaaacggtaacaacttttgaatgaatgaaccgattttcacgtggttgacggtattcgacgcagtttttaaagcttcatgaaaaattttcaagtttaaatcgatcgagccaggaattttgaagtaattatgaaaaaacacttttttcggttttctttcgatgacgataactcacgaacgaatcaaccgattctgaccgGACCGacggcgatcaacgtggtttttttatgtcaagagctgattagtttttggaatcgatctgTAGatctgtttgaaagttatttcaaaaaatgtcggagttatgttgaaaaaatccttgtttccaaatatttcgtcgaggatatctctcgaaccaatcaaccgattatCACGTTCTTGGCGGTGATCAACgcggttttttgagctctaaaaattattctatttcaccaaaaaacgatccgaaaagaaatatcgaagttatgtgaaaaaaacacttttttcggttttctatcgatcacgctatctctcgaacgaatcaaccgatttcgaccggattagcggtgatcgacgaggttttttaagctcaagggcggattagtttttggagttgatcgatagagtcgtttaaaagttattccaaaaaaaccactttaaaaaaaaaattttttccgatttttttttagatttctcaaaatttttaaaatctatcagtccaaataaattcaaattcatagaaaatctaagtttgagggaactctttagaacgccgtttggtagattccgatcggttcaatcgttcaaaagttatcagcaattcacatacttacacacacacacacacacacacacaaacacctCGTGTGCCagatcaatttcaaacatcgtctacggtgcagaggggggatacctcagtgccggcgagggaaggcgtgcaaacgggcctgaaCTCGTCATTATCAAGCAACCGTTTGACCAGCagagtagaccccatggctctgctgtctagcaatgctagcaaggttacagggagtacgaaatcagctcagatggcagagaacggacagctgagcaacattcctccaaaaagtgaaggaccttttgctcctgtCACTAATCAAACCTACCGAGGAAGAATCAACTCTGTACCGACCACTACAggccaacagtcaccaatggagaggctcAACATCAAGATCGAAGAGTTAGCCGAGTTTATAAAAGACAAGAAGAATCTCCATCATGAGATTAGAAAATTGGTTACATCTATCACTACAGCATATAGGTTAGCCAACAAATCACCAGGAATGTAGGCCTCAACGACCCAAACAACTCCGAGTCTGACCAAAAAACCACAGCCATCTTTGGTCACTCCTAAAAAATTACCACAGCAAGGAAAGGACAATAACAAGAAGAGGCagctgtccacgcccagcccttctTCAATAATCGAGAAGCcaccacagaaaaaaaaagccCGGGAGGACGTCTAGACTATAGTGGACCAAAATACATGGACATCTGGGgcaaagcctaccaaattgtcaccaaacgacttggaaaggcttcaccaaaagcgccgaagtctcctgccttgatggacagcattgtagcggagcttttccccaaacagccgctgcgggagaagaaacactacgctaaaaacagcgaaggaacacccttcacaactaaggaactacaagacaCGGcaaagtcactcaaaacaggaaaggcacctcgACCTGGTGGCATCCCGGCAGCGGTGATCAAGattgtagccctggaatacccagacatactcctgaacacctacaacgcatgcttggcaactggcacgtttctCGCGGTCTCGAAATGGTacagattggttctcttagacaaaggaaAGGGAACCCccgtaacaccttcgtcgtttagaccactctgtatgctagacattgctggaaaactgctcgagaagctcatacaaggcagacttcgcaacgacatcgaccgtgctggaggttttgccaccttccggaaaggtcgtttgacagtcggagcgatcgAGAAAGTtataaagacagcaacacaagcatggtctggtagcctcaaagctcgtaaggTATGTCtcctcctcacgctagatgtcagcgcaaattggagagacattttagatgctctggagcacaagtttgacgcggagccagagaatctggcactagtcgacaactacctggacgaaagaaagctaatagcggaaactacggaaggcccacaagaatacgccataacggttGGCgtaccgcaaggctcaataatggggcccgatctatggaatgcggactacgacgagcttcttgaaatctcgctaccaaagcaagtagagctaacgggctttgcagacgacgttgcggCCACGATAgtagtagacagcgtagaagAGGCCGAATTACTGGTCCGGGAAACCATTGACGCCGTCGAGACCTGGCTtgataaacaccacctgaaactcgccaagcataaaaccgagatggttgtTCTGAtacgtcaaaaatggttcctaaaaccattcgctgtggacatggaaggaacaacactgacgtcaaccagggccctgcgctatctagggataatgatagacgagaaactatctttccgtgaacaccttgacagtgcatgcaagaaagccagcaagacggtgtctagcccagcaagaatcatgaccaacactatgggaccaagaattaaaaagaaaagagTTCCTCTAGAagtagtccactcggtactgctttatggagcagaAATATGAGCAGGAATATTGaaacagaagacctaccgacGAAAAATAACGGCAgtgcagcggcgaggcgctctcagggttgcctgcgcctatcgAGCGGTTTCCGAGGCGGCtatattggtcattgcgggagccgCACCCATCGACCTACTCACGTTTGAGAGAGcgaaactctatgacgctaaaaacagtggacatgggcagttcaatgcctatctttttaaGATGGGACTGCACAGCACACTGAcctgcaaatactgcccagacaaaattgacaacgtcgAGCACACTTTCTTTGAGTGTGACCGGTGGAAGGACTACAAAAGCAGTACTGATGAAACTATTGGCACCACGCTCTTCCCTGAAAGCTtagtaacctgcatgatcaataaagaagataactggtcagctgtcgcagcctatGCGCAGCgtcttttaaaggaaaaaatcgcagaaagagaCTAGTAACTAGGAGCAaccgtcgtgagacgcaacacggactagattgaagtaatgctaacgcagtcccgatccagtcttccccgTAAAATCTATGGGGAaagagagaggaggatgtttagtcggtatttttgtcaataatattgacttcagagtccgacatacccaggacAAACATCTCGTCCTGGTATACGTAAATGTTGTAACGGAGTACACGGGGCCTTCTTTACCCAGAGAAGGTCTCCAACCCGCGTGAGTTAGTTATCGACTGATCCCCCAGAGCGCTGTGCTCCGAAGTACTCGCGCCTCTAGCTATAAGTTAGTGAGTAAGTCCCTGAGAGGGAAACGCCGGCGAGGAGAGTGAGTGGGGGAGACGGAGCGAAGAAAGAAACGTACTGACAAAGCTCAGAAGATTCATTGTGACCGAACAGTCAAATCTAACGGTCGCACAAAAGTTAACAAACATCAAAGcacaggtaattatttttatttcgctcAAGATATAGTGGAACGAAGCGATactaatcaattaatttattgcttgCTAGGCCTTCTGCCAGCTTgcgtaaatttattttaattagtgatAATTTCTAATGCTTATTTGCGGTTACAGATTTTGTAAAGTATCCGGGGAACGAGTGACGGTGACCTGGGTCTCGCCGCCAAGTAGATTCATCCACCAAAGAGGGACTTGTACCAGCAACGACGACAAGAAGTTGTAGCTCCTCGAGGGAGTTCATTAGCGTCGTAAAGGAAAACTCCAGGTACAAATAAAATGTCTCAATAATATCTTGGTGGTGCGCCATCAGCCAGACATTGAAGTCGGCTGAAGGTCATCGTCATTTCACGTTCGGTCACAATCATTAGTTTAAGTATTATATCGtagaatttacttaattattatattgaaatttatttattagaatttacttggaatattatttgggatattatttaaagaattatttaaaatattgtttagaATATTCTTTAGGAGGTTagtaagaatttattaaaaataaaattcagaatgaaattaagaaaagtccagaataaaattaaaaatgaagttaAGAACAAGTTAGGgataattactaaatatttaattaacaaaaccaGGAATTATTTCggattgttaattaactaagTAGGCAGATGTTATGtccgaattaattataattaaataattatttgtagagTGGGCCTTGAGGAGGCTCGGACACGCCTTTCGATAGATTTTCTCTTGTAGATAAACTacaagagttttatttttaatgtggaTTTCGAACGCCTCCTGGTAACCAGGGTTCCTAACGGTGAATTTAAAGAGAAGTCGATTACAGAAACCGAACTTACCTTCGTCCCTTACGAATTTTGTTGTTGATTGAAGTTTGAGCTGTCGATCGGTAGATCCTGGACTGGTTTCTCTTCCTTCTCTCGTGGTTGAGATCGATGTGATGAAAGAGGTTCAGGAACTAATCTTAGAAAGGATGGATTCCACGATATTCGGAGTTTTActgtttattcaatatttagtCGCCCTACGGGCGAGACGCACTCAATGCACAATATTTCACTTAATAACTATTCACTTATAACTATATTTAGTGATTTAGAATGTTTAATTATGAGTTCATGAACAGAGTAACGACTCAGGCGGATACTTAGATCCgcctttaaattaattaatagatcGAAAAGTTAGAATTTAGAGAAAGATATCACTACGGACAACGGGGCCCTCGATCCTGCTCGAAGAGCACACTGACGCGATTCGTAGAcgatataatttaaagaatcaaAAGAGAGAATAGTGAATTTAGAATTTCGTATAAGCGACCTAGTGCTTTATACTGCCTCGTACGTAACGCGGTACAAGGACACACACGGGCTCTACGAGGATACCTTCCCTCGTATTCTTTAATAAAGATTGAACGCGCGTCCGCGGTGCTTAGGGTTTTAAGCACTCGGGTCGCGACTTTGGAAGGGAATTGGATTTTGTTATTGGTCTAAAATTTGCAAGTTTGACAGAACGTGGACACGGTGTGCTCAAGGCGTGATCGAGGGGTTGTCCGTCCGATTGTCCTTCAAAGTGCAAGCGCTGCACTTTTCGTCGTGAGGCAGAGACCCTGAGTGTTATATGAGGCGACGCCGGATATAACAGCACCCCCACCAAAGAAGGGGTGCCTCGGCATCCCTGCTTTTGAAAATTCGGGTGTCTCCCTTTCGCCGAAAAGTCATCGCTTGACTTTACTTcttatttaatagttttatttttaacattataatatttattttttatttattgagtgCGCTTTTGCCCTTTACAtgaatacatatatgtatagtaacagataatttattgtatatagttattttataatagtatattgtcTAGCGgttacatttaatttaaattgcctGCGTTGTTGTCTTGGCAGAGTTACTGTTTTATCAGTAGTAGCgacactttttaattttttgtgtaattATTGCGTGCAGATGGAGTTCTTGTTTTGCGCGCGACGATTTAAAGTTAGTCGTCTGGCGGCGTATTAAATCTTGTTATATTCCCgctcttttatatttttgctgAGCAAGGGTTTAACTCGTGGCAAGGTGTTAAGTTTCGGCGTAAGGAGAAATAGCGAAGAAGGAGCATTAATAAGGAGTGAATAGTTAGTATTGTTATGGCAGTCATCATGTATGTAACTAAGAGGAATTATGAAAACTATGGAACTTGGTTCCAATACGCGACCGCTGTATATGGTGAGCGGGTAAGTCTATGAGAATTAAGtgaatttattaatgttattattattactgttgttattattattattatttattgtttcagGACTTAAGGCGGGGAGTTCAGTTATTACGGGAACTTCAGGGACCGCTCACTCCGAACGAGGCCTTGGCATTAGTAAGCGAATGGATGAGCATCTTCGGACCTGCTGGTCCAGAAGTGTCCAAGATCGCTACCTACTTCTTTCGATTGGGGTTGGAGTATCCCGAAGTTGAATGGCGATTTATTGCTCCGCATTACTTTGAGGTGCAACGATTGCGTGTAGCACTGATGGAGTTTATTTTAAACGGGATGTGTTCGTAGCagtaagtttaatttttttttttttttttttttttttttttttttttgaactttgTTTGAGaagagaaatttatttatcaaatttttgtaGGTTGTCAAATTTCGCTGACCAACTCCCATTTTCAAGGCCTCTTCGACAGCTTGACGGGTGGGGAACCAAGTTCCGAGTAATGCTGGGAAGGGATCGGTTAGGATAACGctgctaaaaaaaaagaatatatagtaaagaaattgaaaatggagagaaaaaaaaattttcaataaatcgGCAACCAAAATGGAATTGTTGTTAGTTTTTCTTTTTCCGTTTTCctaaattagaatttaatttaaatagtttaattttttatagcttaatttaaatttagttgaatttacttttaaatagtttaatttagTTCTTCCTtaatatatgttttttttttttttttttttttttgtttatatttattgttagtAGTATTCtgatactttttaaaaaaaaaaaatttgtgtcgTTTGATATTAATAGAATTATGTCTTTGGTTACTGTTGAACGAAGAGCGAGAGATTAGTAAGTGTTGCGTAAGTGGGTAGGCGTGGTTTGAAGCGAGGCGGTCGTTTTTTAGTCAGTAGATGATAATGAAGTCTACTGATTTGGTCGCCGTTACTCATTACCATTCGTCTACTTATGGTAATTAGTTTGCCGCGGTTAAAACAGAGCTCTTATTGATTTGTGTGTTGgatcttttaataattcaaccGCCGACAGATGACTTACTTTGTACTAATTTAAAACAGAAATATTATGTTTAGTTTGCTGCGTTCTATATTGCAGGTTGCTACTTATTACacaaaatttgtattataGAGGGAAAGAAGAggggagaaaatttttttttttttttttttttttttttttttttaaaagttgaaagagaaaaaaaattttgaaattaatattctttaaatttttattgttatcgaTTCTCCCTTTTTCTTTCTCTCTCGGGATAAAATATATAGGTAAAATGTATGTGCTTAATtctaatgtttatttaataataatatttttaaaaaaaatgaagaatatatagatataaatgtaatttttacagaGATATTTTCTGtcttgtttttaatttttattcattttagtTGTAGTCGTAGTCGGCGAGTCGAATGCCGGTCCGGGATGGCGTTGATGGTGTTATTCTCTGTTGTCCGTGAACTCCTGGTAGACTCTGTTGGTGTTTTGTTGGTCCTGGGGATCCTGGTCGAGTTGGGTATGTTGAAATTGTGTCTGTGAGTTCGAATGTTTCGTTTGTCTTTCCTTGGAACGATTTTTGTTTTcttgttttgaatttttgcaGAGGTTTGAGGCAGTTGCAACAACAACCGTAGTAATAATATCCAAAGAAAAGTGCGAGGGATGTTATAATTGAAAGCACTGCGCCTGTGTTTGCGATTGTGATGTACCGATGCTTTGATTCTTCTTGATGGTGGAGTCCAATTCTCGTGAGTCTGTTCTCGTTACCTTCGAGGCTGTCGCCCCATGGAGAGAGTAGGGTATTTTCCCCTACTGGTTCTTCGGCGATGTTTGTCAGCAGATGAGGTCGTTTTGGTTTTTCGGTGAGGTTAGTCACCAGATGTGTTAAGTTTATGGTGGGGAAGGCGAAGATACCGATTGTGTCTGTTTCTTCTTCGGTCCCCTTGATTACAAGATGATTATTTGTTAGGACGCAGCCGGGGGATAAGGTGAAGGTACCCGAGCCATGGATCTGATGTTCGATGCGTATTTTTGAGTCGCATGTTGTTATAAAGTTTTCTGGCTTACAGGTGGAATAAGCCCAGGAATTCGAttgatgtaattttattagttgTGTTGAACATTTAGGTAATATTCGGACGTCGCATTGTTTCATTATCTCGTTGTTTGGCTTTAAATAGAGCTGTAGTTCGCACTCTGTGTtgtcttttattaatttgaggGGGACGTTAATTTCACAGGCTATGTCTGTTGAGATTGTTTTGCAATTTTTGATGGTTTCCGTGTCCGCTAAAAAGTATTGATTTTGTAAGGCGTCTATTGCGAGGTAGTCCTTGCTTGGCCGGATCAGCAGGCTCCTCATGGCTCCTCCGATTGTTTGAGGGACAGGTATAGGTCTTATTTGATAGAGTTGGAATGTGATTTGGTTCAGCAACGGTAGGGTGATTATAATTAggaatttattatctattCTTCCTGTGTTCACCTTTGCGATGTTGGATAAGATCTGGAGATTTACGTGGTCCACTGGTTGAGGTGGGTTTAGGTGGGGAAAACGTATTGTAATATCTCTGGTTGCATTTCTCAGTTGATCTGGTGAAAGAATTCCTCCTGGGACGACCCCTCTCTTAGCGTCTTCTATCGCTGACTCAGCTTCCTTGAGGTAGCGTAATAGACTCGACGTTCTTTGTACTCTTTCGTCGGCTCTTTGCATAAAAATGTAGACGTAGTTTCGTTTTCTCGATCTCGTTCCCGACCTTGGTGGCGTAGCTATTGATTGTGTTGGACAGCAGAGTGACTCTGGCCTTAGTGTTGTTTTGATCGGAGatgattttgtttatttctgattttattatatgcGTTGAGTTGTTTACGAGTGTTGTTATCTCTCGTTGGTCATTGTATAATTTGTCTATTTCATGAGAAATGTGTTCGTGGTCGTCGTAATCCATAAGTCCGAAGGCTTTTCGAGCTATGGATCCTACGAATCCAAACCAGGGCGTCCTTCGGTTTCGGATTTTAGTTGATGTAGTACTGTCTGCTTGTTTTAgattttgttttaatcgaTTGATCACATCCTCTCTGTCTCTTTCTAAGTCTTTTAATATAGCTTCTTTTTCCAGGATTTCGCACTCCGGGGGAGAGAAGTATGATAGACAAGTTTGGCGGCCTTCTTTATCGCCGTGTGATGACATCTCCTGCCAAGGAGATATATTGGTGATGGTTCCGACGTCTATAGTAGAGACTATTTTCCATTCTCGTTCTATTAGATGAAtagttttgtatttttcatataggATTCCTGGGTTGGATGAAGCCGGTTGAATTATTAGGGCGTCTTGACCTGATTCTACAAGGATGATGAGTAGGCAGCATATGTTGACTTGGAGTAGCTGCATGTctcttatattatttttttgtatcgtGTTACTCGGTGTGGGCGAGATCGTCTGTAACAGGAGtgtgtttattttattcgatAGCTCTTTTCAGTTTGCTGGGATGTTTGATTATGCGTTTTCCATTGGGAAGTTCTAATATCAGACAGCCCTTATCGGTAATTTCTACGATCTCAAAAGGACCTTTATAGTAGGTATCGAGTTTATTTTTCCGAGTTTCGTTCAAATTGTAAGCGAAATCTCCTACTTGAAAATCTATTGGGTGTAAATTCTTATCGAATCTTTCTTTAGATCTTAATTTTGATTCGACAAGTGAATCGCGAGCGACGCTCCGTGTGTGATTTAATCGATTCATTAAGTCAATTAGATAATCAGGATATGTTTCGATTTTTTCATAATCGGGGAACTCGGTTGGAGCGCGAGCCTTTTTACCGAAAACTAACTCATGAGGCGTGAATTTTGTCCCACTATGGACCGAGGTGTTATAGTTAAACATGGCCATGGGTAAGTATTCGTCCCAATCTGAGAAGGATTCGACAAACACTCTGAGATATTCGACAAGAGTTTGATGGCTTCTCTCCAGTGATCCGTTAGCTTGAGGATAGTATCCTGAAGTTGTTActcttcttatttttaatatttctgacATTTTTGCTAAGAGTTTTGAGGTGAATGATGTTCCTCTATCCGACAAGATCGTTCTCGGGCATCCGTATAGGCAAATGTATTGATTGATCAGGGCCTCTGCAATCGTTTGGGTCCTGATATCTGGTACTGCTATAGCTGCGCaatgttttgtaaaattatccTGTATAGTGAGGATATGTACGTTGCCTTTTGCGGTCATAGGTAGTGGCCCTACGGTGTCGATTGAGATTTTTTCGAAAGCGTCGGACGGTGTATCGGTGATTACCATGGGttgtttagtttttattcTGGATAATTTCTTCTGTTGACAAGTGTCGCATCTCAGGATGTATTGATAAATCTGTTCTTTCATTCCTGGCCAGTAGAAATTTTCTCTTATTCTCAATAAGTCTTGAGGACTCCTTTATGTCCTCCGATCAGGCTTGTGTGTTTTTCTTTGATAATTTCGGGCCGTAGTTCTTCGTCTGGTACAGAGATTTCTCCGTCACAGAGTGTTATTTGTACGGGGCAATCTCGTAGTTCTTTCAGCAGGTGTTGTTGTATATTTATGGAACCGAATCCATCTCCCTTTTGGGCCATTCTTAGGGAGTGAATTTCGTAGCGCTCCAATGCGAGACGAAAGCTTTGGAGGCCGTTTATTAAATCTTCACTGGATATTTTAGTCCGATGATATTCTCCGACGAAGATAGAGAAAACCCGATATTTGCCAATTTTTGTCACCAGGACGTCTCCTTTACGTGGCTTGGCCTGTTTCAGGTCGTCAACATCGATGAATTTGAGGTCACGGAGTAATTTTGCTGTTGGAGTGGCTAGTTCGCAGTCTGTAGTGATAAAGTGAGCGATGTTATCTCGAGCGTAAGTGAGTCCATCTCGGCTATTTAATAGTTCCACTACTCTTAGTTCATCGGGTCTATTCGACACTGATTCTTCCGGGTTTATTGATTTTTCCATCCCCCCCTCTAGGTTTTTGTTTAGAGGCTGGTCATTATTTGGGACTATTTCCTCATCGGAGGATGTTTCTAGAGGTTCTATGGTGATTGCTGCTTTTCTCTCGGGACCGTGAGGCCATATTGGCGTGGGAGAGTTATTGTTTGCCGGTGGAGTTGCAATTTCTGGATTTTGTTGAGCAGTTGGAGTTACGGATGTTTCTCGAGAGGTcgcgtcttcttcctcgttagGCAACTCCGGAGAGTTAGGTGGACTATCGGCTATACCCGGG contains the following coding sequences:
- the LOC123271288 gene encoding uncharacterized protein LOC123271288, which translates into the protein MAVIMYVTKRNYENYGTWFQYATAVYGERDLRRGVQLLRELQGPLTPNEALALVSEWMSIFGPAGPEVSKIATYFFRLGLEYPEVEWRFIAPHYFEVQRLRVALMEFILNGMCS